GGTTCTTTAAGGATGAGTTTAACGAGCCTTCCCTTGAAAAAGTCGTAGTGTTCTACCTTGGTAAGGGGTCTCGTGAGTCCCGGAGAAGTTATTTCGAGAAGGTAAGAGAAGGGTATTATATCCTCCACGTCAAGCAGAGCACTTACCTTTCTGCTAATCTCTTCACAGTCCTTTATAGTTATGCCTCCTTCTTTATCAGCAATAATCCTGAGAACCCAACCTCTACCCTCGGGCTTGAACTCAACGTCGAAGAGCTTAAACCCCATACCTCTGATAACAGGCTCTACTATTTCCTTAACCTTTTTCTCTATTTCCTCTCTATTTATTTCCATACTATTTATTTTGTATTAATAAGAATAATAATAGGCGGCTATTTTCATGTGACAAATTTCAAAACCCATTGATTTTCAAGCTTTTCCCGAAAAACTTTCCACAACTTTTCCACATGAACAACTTAAGTTATTTATAATTCGTAAGTTTTAAGTCACCGGATTGTTTCGTAGTATGAATAACTTAAGAAGTTTTCCACATTTATCCACATTTTTAACGTAAGTAGTTTATACACCGTGGTTTTCTTTTGAGTAGATTGTGTCGTTATATGAACAACTTATGAGTTTTCCACAATTCTCCACATGTGAAAAGTGAGTTATCCACATACCGAATAAAAAGTTTCATTGTACGAATAACTTACGAAAAATTTAAAGGATTCTATGAATACATTGATTTTCAGGCAGGAGATTGTTTTGTGGAAAATTTGTGTGAAAATATGTGGAAAGATTGTGGATAATTTGTGGAAAAAATGTGGAAAGAAGGAGAAGAAAAGCCTTGATTTTCACAGAGTTCTCAGGGGGTATGTGTTGGAATGCTTTAAGGTGATATTTCTACCCTCCCATTATCGTCGTAAATGTACAGCTTTCCTTCCTCTTCGTCTTTAGTCCTCTTGTGAGAACCGTCGCAGAAGGGGAACTTTTTTGAAAGTCCGCACTGGCATATGTAGTAAGTTTCTTCTCCCGCCTCCAGCTTGTAAGGCCCTTTTTCTGTGAACTTAACTAATCTTGCCATGGCTCACACCTCCTTTATTGAAGATTTTTAAAAACTAAAAAATAGTGGTAGGGATATACGTCAAGGTCTTCTTCAAGGACAAAGCCGTTATCTTCCATAATCTCTATTGCTTTTTCTTTCGGTATCCTTTCCTCCAGAGGAGGTCCTGCAGGTGAGGGAAGGGGATGCCAGTCTATAACCACTATCTTTGCCGCAGGTTTGGAAATCCTCTTTACTTCAGATAAAAACTCTTTCGGCTTTATCAGTTCGTGAATAAGATTAGCCATCAGGACTCCGTCGGCGATCTCATCGGGTAGAGGTATCCTGTCCTCCTCACACTTCACAAATTCTATGTTCTCTATTCCTTCCTCTCTTGCCCTCATTTCACAGACTTCAAGCATTTTTTCTTCGAGGTCAACCGCGTAAACCTTCTTAACCCTCTTGGCGAGCGGGAGGGTAAAGTAACCGGGACCACAACCAAGATCTACCCAGACTTCATTCTCCGAAGGATTTACAGCCTTTAAAAATACTTCTACACTCTGCCACTCAGACCTTTCTGGGTTCAGAAGAACTTCCCAGTTCTCTGCAGGGAACTTAAAAGCCATCAGCCTTCCTCCGACGTGTTATAGAGAAAGCCTATCACATCGCCCTTAACTATCCCGGGTCCGGGGAGCCTATTCCATACCTGAGGTAGAACGAGAGGTATTGAGAAGAGCGTTGCGTCTACCTGATGATGGAAAACCCACTTCATATCCTTTATACCCGGAAAGAGACCGAAGAGTCCAAACCATTTGGCGTAAACTTCATCCAGAATTACCATAGCCCAGCCACCCGTTTAAGAGGCAAAGAGAAAATTGCCCATCTCCTTGTACGCTTTAGGAAATTTAAGGATATACAGAAATCCTGTCAAGAACTGAATTTTTTGTAATATACTATCCTTATGGAAACTAAGAGTTCTCCTGTGATACTCAACGGTAAGGAGTACTACTGTCCCGTTGAGCTAGTCATAGATCTTATAAGCGGTAAGTGGAAGCTATTAATACTGAAAGAGCTTATGTCCGGCACTAAGAGGTTCTCTCAACTTCAAAGAGCTATACCCGGAATCACCCAAAAAAAAAATGCTTACCAAACAATTGAGAGAACTGGAAAAAGCGGGTCTTGTTCGTAGAAAAGTCTATCCGGAAATTCCGCCGAGAGTGGAATATAGTTTAACAGAGCTCGGTAAAAGTCTTGAAGAAATATTCAACGCCATGCACCGTTGGGGTGAAAGGTATATGAAGAGTATGAAAAACGAAACAAAGGAATTATAATTATTTATCTGGTAGGAAGGGTGGCCGAGCGGTCGAAGGCGCGGCGCTGGAAACGCCGTGTACCCCGTTTGGGGTACCGAGGGTTCGAATCCCTCCCCTTCCGCCATTCCCGCTATGAAAATCAGGATTGGAACTAGGAAGAGTAAACTCGCCCTGTGGCAGGCGAATTACGTAAAAGATTTCTTAGAAAAACACTGGGGTGTTGAAGTAGAACTCGTAAAGATAACAACAACGGGAGACAAAATTACCGATGTTCCCCTTGCAAAAATAGGAGGAAAAGGACTTTTTGTTAAGGAGATAGAAAAAGCGTTGCTCGAGGGTAGTATAGACCTTGCGGTCCACTCCTTGAAGGACGTCCCTATGGTTATACCCAAAGGTCTGAAACTCGGAGCTATAACAAAGAGGGAAAACCCCTACGACGTTTTAATATCGCGAAGCGGAAAGAAACTTTATGAACTTCCCTCGGGTTCTGTTATAGGTACTTCTTCTCTAAGGAGACAGGTTCAGATAAAGAAAAGGAGAAGGGATTTAAAGGTAGAAGTCCTAAGGGGAAACGTGGACACTAGAATGAGGAAACTGAAGGAAGGACTCTACGACGCAGTAATCCTAGCATACGCAGGTGTAAAGAGGATGGGTTACGAAAGTGAGATAACGGAAGTGCTTGAAGACTTCATCCCTGCGGTAGGACAGGGCTCTCTCGCAATAGAAATCAGAGAAGGAGATAAAAGGATAGAGGAGTTAATAAAACCTCTAAACAACGAGGAGAGTTTTCTCTGCGCAATTGCGGAAAGGACGTTCTTAAGGAGGCTTGAGGGAGGATGTCAGGTTCCCGTGGGAGCCTTTGCTAAGATAGAAAACGGAACTCTTAAGATGAAAGCCTTTATATCTGACATTGAGGCTGAAAGGTATATAGAAGGGTATAGAGAAGGAAATCCCGAGGAGGCAGAAAAACTGGGACTTTCACTTGCAGAAGAACTCTTGAAAAAAGGCGGGGAGGAAATATTGAAGGAAATATACTCTTCCCAATGAGGTTTTTAGGCTTTGGAATTTTCTCTCCCGAAGAGAATATGAAAATAGACGAAGAATTACAGATTAAACTTGAAAATGGAGAAATTGAACCCTGTTTTCGCCTTTATAAATGGAAAGGAGTATGCGTAAGTCTCGGGAGAAATCAGGAAGAAAAGGAATTTCCAGTAAAAGTAGTGAGGAGACCGACGGGTGGGGGAGCACTTTTACACGGCTGGGATTTGAGTTTTTGTATAGTGGACTACAAAAATGGGAGAAATTTTATGAGATTTTACAGGGAAGTATCAAAAATGTTTTACAATATATTTAAAGAATTCGGTGTAAATTTAAAGTTTGAAAGGAATAAATCTTATAGTCTTCAAACCTATTACTGTTACTTTTTCCCAACTTTTGGGGAGCTTAAAACCGAAGAGGGAAAGAAGGTAGTGGCTATTGCTATGAGGGAATTGAAAAACACATTTTTACTTCACGGAAGTGTTTACGTGGATTTTGATTACAATTATGCCTCGAAGATATTAAATGTCAAGGAAGAAGAACTCAGGAAAAGAGTTACTACGCTTAAAGAGTTAGGAATATCCGAAGAGGACTTTAAAACACTACTCTGTTCTTACCTGTCCTCTTTGCGAGGTAGAGCTTTTCATCCGCACACTTGATGTATTCTTCTGGAGATTTTAAGCCGTTGTATACATCCGAGCACACGCCCACGCTTATCGTTACCCTTATCTCCTTTCCCTGCCAGCATATAGGAGTATTTTCCACTTCTTTTCTGATTTTTTCTAAAATCCTCACTGCATCCTTTAATTCCGTCGAAGGCATGAGTATTAAAAATTCTTCACCGCCGTACCTGAATACGTAATCGGATCTTCTAAGGTTCTTCTTAATAATCTTTGCCACTTCTTTTAAAACCTTATCTCCAAATAAGTGCCCGTATGTGTCGTTTATCTTTTTGAAGTTATCTATATCAACCATCGCTATTGAGAAGGGGGTCTCTGTGTATAGAGAAAGTTCTAGGACGTCTCTCAGTATGTAGGGTAAAACTCTTCTGTTTAGGAGACCCGTAAGCGGGTCAACTTTTAGCGCTTTTGAGAAAGACCTTATCTGCTTCAGTGAAAGAAGGGAAATTGCCCTGTAAACGTTTTTCATGTACTCGGAGTAGTAAAGAAGTGCATTTATGAAGTCTTCTTTTTCCACGTTTTCTATTAATTTTGCCTTTAAGTCCTTCAGAAGGTTTAACGTATCCCTCAAAACTTTCTTGTATCTAATTCTTTTTCCTGATAAGGAAATATACGCATCCCTTTTTTCAAGATTTGTCAAATCGTTTAAGCGGTTCCTGATTTTCTTTAAGAACTTGAGTTCCCTTCTGAGGAACTTGATATCCTCCTTTTTCTCCGATACCCTTTCGAGTTCTCTGATAAGAATATTACTAAGTATGTTTATGTCCTTTGAAATTTCCAGCTCGAGGAATTCCTTGGAAATCTCGTTCAGAATCTCCAGAGCTTCTCTCTCGTCTTTTTCTTTCAGTTTCTTCCAGATGTCGTAAAGGGTACTTCTCTCGAGTTTCCACCTGAGTTCGTCCGTTAAGATGTCGTAATACTTCCTCTCCATTTATTTTCCCTACTTTAAATATAATCATTATCAGGAGTAATCTTATGGATGTATTATGATAAAAATCAATAAGTAATTAATTACTTTCATAGAGGTAAAAAAGGATGTTTTACGTGTCTAAGGTGACGCCCTTCTTTTTTGCTCTTGCCTTGTT
The genomic region above belongs to Aquifex aeolicus VF5 and contains:
- the rimP gene encoding ribosome maturation factor RimP; protein product: MEINREEIEKKVKEIVEPVIRGMGFKLFDVEFKPEGRGWVLRIIADKEGGITIKDCEEISRKVSALLDVEDIIPFSYLLEITSPGLTRPLTKVEHYDFFKGRLVKLILKEPIEGKREVVGYIEDVKNGIIDIREKEKGKVLHIPFSAIAKGRLEIEGW
- a CDS encoding CDGSH iron-sulfur domain-containing protein; its protein translation is MARLVKFTEKGPYKLEAGEETYYICQCGLSKKFPFCDGSHKRTKDEEEGKLYIYDDNGRVEISP
- a CDS encoding class I SAM-dependent methyltransferase, encoding MAFKFPAENWEVLLNPERSEWQSVEVFLKAVNPSENEVWVDLGCGPGYFTLPLAKRVKKVYAVDLEEKMLEVCEMRAREEGIENIEFVKCEEDRIPLPDEIADGVLMANLIHELIKPKEFLSEVKRISKPAAKIVVIDWHPLPSPAGPPLEERIPKEKAIEIMEDNGFVLEEDLDVYPYHYFLVFKNLQ
- the hemC gene encoding hydroxymethylbilane synthase, producing MKIRIGTRKSKLALWQANYVKDFLEKHWGVEVELVKITTTGDKITDVPLAKIGGKGLFVKEIEKALLEGSIDLAVHSLKDVPMVIPKGLKLGAITKRENPYDVLISRSGKKLYELPSGSVIGTSSLRRQVQIKKRRRDLKVEVLRGNVDTRMRKLKEGLYDAVILAYAGVKRMGYESEITEVLEDFIPAVGQGSLAIEIREGDKRIEELIKPLNNEESFLCAIAERTFLRRLEGGCQVPVGAFAKIENGTLKMKAFISDIEAERYIEGYREGNPEEAEKLGLSLAEELLKKGGEEILKEIYSSQ
- a CDS encoding lipoate--protein ligase family protein, which produces MRFLGFGIFSPEENMKIDEELQIKLENGEIEPCFRLYKWKGVCVSLGRNQEEKEFPVKVVRRPTGGGALLHGWDLSFCIVDYKNGRNFMRFYREVSKMFYNIFKEFGVNLKFERNKSYSLQTYYCYFFPTFGELKTEEGKKVVAIAMRELKNTFLLHGSVYVDFDYNYASKILNVKEEELRKRVTTLKELGISEEDFKTLLCSYLSSLRGRAFHPHT
- a CDS encoding GGDEF domain-containing protein — its product is MERKYYDILTDELRWKLERSTLYDIWKKLKEKDEREALEILNEISKEFLELEISKDINILSNILIRELERVSEKKEDIKFLRRELKFLKKIRNRLNDLTNLEKRDAYISLSGKRIRYKKVLRDTLNLLKDLKAKLIENVEKEDFINALLYYSEYMKNVYRAISLLSLKQIRSFSKALKVDPLTGLLNRRVLPYILRDVLELSLYTETPFSIAMVDIDNFKKINDTYGHLFGDKVLKEVAKIIKKNLRRSDYVFRYGGEEFLILMPSTELKDAVRILEKIRKEVENTPICWQGKEIRVTISVGVCSDVYNGLKSPEEYIKCADEKLYLAKRTGKNRVVF